A part of Palaemon carinicauda isolate YSFRI2023 chromosome 8, ASM3689809v2, whole genome shotgun sequence genomic DNA contains:
- the LOC137645303 gene encoding uncharacterized protein, with protein MTNSYVDDIIHSVESKAEAFSLIRDIENVLSKGSFKIKRWTITGDNEHSDFEVSQNSNERIFGLNWQCNEDVFYFKTKLNLSPKYKGVSIEPDLTKLNSFENIPSVLTKRVVVSQMCFVYDPLGFLLPFTLEAKILLRDTVTCDFKLGWDDPLPSYLKEQWVSYFCGLFGTETLHFERNVKPTSAKGLLLLVIFSDSSTNAYAAVAYARWELESGAFESRLIVANSRIAPSRQLSIPRLELCGAVIACRMRKANEDEMTYKFSSVMHITDSSIVRAQIQKESYGFGTFVATRIAEVQSKSDPNEWWWIASGLDPADLMTRPQDPLNVAVVYSWKYGPEFMALPLEVWPISQWVNCELPDRIHVNLAQYSVHEETIIDSSKFNNYNMLIAVTARIFNIVKVKSFKGVLKKLDPGSLQEAERFWIMQAQKSLPENWEKCFQRLGPFQAEDGTIMVGKRMERWLKHNWNQDSFILLPGKHPFTVLYIGYLHRVDHAGVDVTLCKLQSIFWVPSARKIVRSRKRGCTLCRKLDAKVKGQRMGQISDERMSPCPAFYHTAVDIFGHFKIKDNVKKRTTGKAYGVIFNCIVTRAVYIDVVDGYDTYSVLKCFRRFTAIHGYPDTIHSDLGSQLVSASKELKSDINNWNIHEITEFGAKKGLKWKFNRSADAAWQNGVSEALIKSVKRSLSMLTGTTIWTFSDLQTFFEIANLMNERPIGLKPGMDVELGTYLCPNDLLLGRASNKVPSGSWSTSCDTKKRLNFIQIVVNTFWRKWQRDYFPTLIVRQKWHTDKRNVQPGDIVLIKDTNAVRGKWKMGQVVDTETGRDNKVRDVSIRYKIQRPGKFKGQSDTVIKRSVNKLVVLLPVEEK; from the coding sequence ATGACTAATTCCTATGTAGATGACATAATCCATTCTGTTGAGAGTAAAGCCGAGGCATTTAGCCTAATTAGAGATATTGAAAATGTACTCTCTAAAGGCAGTTTTAAAATTAAACGATGGACCATTACTGGAGATAATGAGCATTCTGACTTTGAAGTATCCCAGAATAGTAATGAAAGAATATTTGGCCTTAACTGGCAATGCAATgaggatgtgttttattttaaaactaagttaaatttatctccaaaatataagggtgtaagtataGAACCAGACTTAACCAAGTTGAATTCCTTTGAAAATATACCTTCAGTTTTAACAAAAAGGGTTGTCGTCAGTCAGATGTGTTTTGTTTACGACCCACTGGGTTTTTTGCTTCCATTCACACTAGAAGCAAAGATTTTGCTACGAGACACTGTGACATGTGACTTTAAATTGGGATGGGACGATCCCTTGCCTTCCTATTTAAAAGAACAGTGGGTGTCATACTTTTGTGGATTATTTGGCACTGAAACTCTGCATTTTGAAAGGAATGTTAAGCCAACCTCAGCCAAAGGATTGCTTTTACTTGTTATCTTCAGTGATAGTTCAACAAATGCTTATGCTGCTGTTGCATATGCTAGGTGGGAGTTAGAGTCTGGTGCATTTGAAAGTAGGCTCATTGTGGCAAACAGTAGGATAGCTCCTAGTAGACAGTTATCTATTCCAAGGCTTGAATTGTGTGGAGCTGTTATAGCGTGCAGGATGCGTAAAGCCAATgaagatgaaatgacatataaatttaGTTCGGTAATGCACATAACAGATTCCTCCATTGTTAGAGCACAAATCCAAAAGGAATCTTATGGCTTTGGAACTTTCGTAGCCACTAGAATAGCAGAAGTTCAATCAAAAAGTGACCCAAATGAATGgtggtggattgcttctggattagATCCTGCTGATTTAATGACCAGACCCCAGGACCCTTTAAATGTTGCAGTTGTCTATTCATGGAAATATGGTCCAGAGTTCATGGCCCTTCCTTTAGAAGTGTGGCCTATCAGTCAATGGGTGAATTGTGAGTTACCTGATAGAATTCATGTTAATCTTGCACAGTACTCTGTTCATGAAGAAACCATAATTGATTCGTCCAAATTCAACAACTATAATATGTTAATTGCAGTCACTGCTAGGATATTTAACATTGTTAAGGTGAAATCTTTTAAGGGTGTTCTAAAGAAACTTGATCCTGGATCACTCCAGGAAGCTGAGAGGTTTtggattatgcaagcacaaaaaagtCTTCCTGAGAACTGGGAAAAATGCTTTCAAAGATTAGGACCATTTCAAGCTGAAGATGGTACAATTATGGTAGGAAAAAGAATGGAAAGATGGTTGAAACATAATTGGAACCAAGATAGCTTCATTCTATTACCTGGTAAGCATCCATTTACAGTCTTGTACATTGGTTATTTACACAGGGTGGATCACGCTGGAGTTGATGTTACACTATGTAAGCTTCAGTCTATATTTTGGGTTCCTTCAGCACGTAAAATTGTAAGATCGAGAAAGAGAGGCTGTACTCTTTGCAGGAAACTAGATGCCAAAGTTAAAGGTCAAAGAATGGGTCAGATTTCTGATGAAAGAATGAGTCCTTGTCCAGCATTCTATCACACTGCTGTGGATATTTTTGGACATTTTAAAATCaaagataatgtaaaaaaaagaacAACTGGGAAAGCTTATGGTGTTATATTCAATTGTATTGTTACACGTGCCGTGTATATTGATGTTGTAGATGGATATGATACTTATAGTGTTTTAAAGTGTTTCAGAAGATTTACAGCGATTCATGGCTATCCTGATACTATACACTCTGACTTAGGCTCACAATTGGTATCAGCAAGTAAAGAACTTAAGAGTGATATTAACAACTGGAACATACATGAGATCACTGAATTTGGAGCAAAGAAaggcttgaaatggaaatttaatcggTCTGCAGATGCTGCATGGCAGAATGGGGTAAGTGAGGCCTTAATTAAGTCTGTAAAAAGGTCTCTGTCAATGCTCACAGGAACTACTATTTGGACATTTAGTGATTTGCAGACATTTTTTGAAATAGCTAACTTAATGAATGAAAGGCCTATTGGATTAAAACCTGGTATGGATGTAGAATTAGGAACATATTTGTGTCCGAACGATTTACTTTTGGGTAGAGCAAGTAATAAAGTACCATCTGGTTCATGGTCTACATCATGTGACACCAAGAAAAGGTTGAACTTTATACAAATTGTTGTCAACACCTTTTGGCGTAAGTGGCAGAGAGACTATTTCCCTACACTCATTGTAAGGCAAAAATGGCACACAGATAAAAGAAATGTACAACCTGGTGATATTGTTCTGATTAAAGACACAAATGCTGtgcgaggaaaatggaaaatggggcaggttgtagatacagaaacaggcagagacaataaggtgagagatgtaagcattagatacaaaatacaaagaccAGGAAAATTTAAAGGACAAAGTGACACAGTTATTAAGAGATCGGTTAACAAGTTGGTTGTATTGCTACCCGTTGAGGAAAAATAA